In Barnesiella propionica, the genomic window TTACGGCGTCCACGCCATTAAACAGCCCATCGCGTACCATATAAACTTTCCCGAAACCGCCTTCTTCAGCGGGACAACCATACAAACGGATTTCCCCGTGAACACCGTTTTCCTCCATCCATTGCCGGAGAGCGACTGCCGCGGCCACGGCTCCCGAACCTATCAAGTTATGCCCACAGCCGTGCCCGTTGGTGTTATCCGCTCGGAAATGACGTATGCAGGTGGAATCCTGCGACAGACCTCCTAATGCATCATATTCGGCAAGCAGGCCGATGACAGGCCCTTCACCGTTCCGGTAACTCGCAACAAAGGCAGTCGGCATCCCGGCGACACCCGTCTGCACGGTAAATCCGGCGTCGCTCAAACGCTTTTGCAGGATAGTCGCACTCTTATGTTCCAGAAATCCCAGTTCGGCAAGTCCCCAGATAGCCGTTGCGTTGTCAGCCAACGGTTGCCGCTGGGCTTTGACCAGTTCGAGCAATCTGCTTTTCATCCTTTTTTCTTTTGGTGATGCTCCCATCGCAGTGTTTACTTGCAGCATACAAAGCAGGGCAAGCATTCCTATGACAATTTCATTCTTAATTCTCATATTCTTCAATTTAGTAGTTTCAATACTGTGGCAAAGTTAAAAAGAGAGCCCCGCAGCGTCTTTGCTGCGAGGCTCAAAATACTTTGTTGGGAAGTTCACTTCGTTAAAATTACATGCCGGGTGTCTTTATATGTCTGATCACTCTGGCGGGATTTCCGGCAACAATAGTGTCAGGCTCTACATCGCGCGTAACGACACTGCCGGCTCCGACCACCGCATTCTCACCGACGGTAACACCCGGAAGAATGGTCGCGCCGGCTCCGATCCACGCCCGCCGGCAGATATGTACAGGCTTGCAGGTAATTACCGACCTATTTTCCAAATCGTGGTTATTGGAGATAAGTTGAACATTTGCGGCTATCTGGACGTCATCGTCGATAGTAATTCCTCCTGCCGACATCATCAGACAACCGGGCATAATGATTACATTGCTCCCGAATTTCACGTTGGCAGTCCGGACACCCGAAAACGGAGTTTCGATGCGACATCCCTCGCCGAGATTCGAGAACACTTTATGCAGCAGTTCATCGTACTCTTCGGTATCCGGCATCGTATGGTTCAACCGGAAGATATTTTGCCGCAACTC contains:
- a CDS encoding acyltransferase, whose translation is MEELRIDCRNQTAEELAKVKELRQNIFRLNHTMPDTEEYDELLHKVFSNLGEGCRIETPFSGVRTANVKFGSNVIIMPGCLMMSAGGITIDDDVQIAANVQLISNNHDLENRSVITCKPVHICRRAWIGAGATILPGVTVGENAVVGAGSVVTRDVEPDTIVAGNPARVIRHIKTPGM